The nucleotide window GACCACTTATCCTGGATCTCCCGCGACAGCTCGTAGGCCGAGGCGAGGCGCGAGGACCGCAAATCTTTACTGCCGTCGCCACCCTCGGGGAACTCCATGCTCCCTGATGAGTCGACAAGCAGCAGGAGTGGTGAAGGACCCGCATGATCCGTTATCCGGCTTAGAACCGGCTCGAGTAGGGGCAGCAGGATCAGCAAGAAGCCGGCAATCCTAAGGATCCGCAGGCTCCAAACGAGGCCTGGTCTCAGAGGGGCGCGCAGACGGAAATAGGTCCATACAGCGATCGCCAAGGCAAGGATCAGCCCCAACCACCAGAAAATCGATGGGGGCGCTAAGATGTGAAGGTTCCAGGAATCCAATCGGCAACTCCATGTGATTCGGGTTATTGCGGCTCTTGCTTCAGCTTATTCTGCGAAACCCCCGGACCTCTCGGAGGTTCCCTCTTCGCCGATGATTCGCGGAAGGAGTTCACCCGCGCGACCTTGGAGATGAAGTGTGGCTACAGGGCTCAGCGGCGTCTCCTGGGGATTGATTTCAATGATGGGGACTCCCCTTTGCCGCGCAAATCCTGGCAACAGCGAGGCGGGGGCGACGACGGCCGAGGTCCCGGCGACGATCACCAGATCGCTTTCAAAAACCCAGGTCATCGCCATTTCTATCGCTCCCGGCGGCAGGGTTTCTCCAAACCAGACGACATCGGGCCTCAGCAACGAGCCACAGGGACATCTTGGCGGAAACTCTTCGACACGCCGCCAATCCTCCACAATGTCCCCATCAGTGACGCAGCGGGCGCGGATGAGACTGCCATGAATTTCCAAGACATCGGTCGATCCGGCTCTCTGAT belongs to Candidatus Eisenbacteria bacterium and includes:
- a CDS encoding NAD-dependent protein deacylase; translation: QRAGSTDVLEIHGSLIRARCVTDGDIVEDWRRVEEFPPRCPCGSLLRPDVVWFGETLPPGAIEMAMTWVFESDLVIVAGTSAVVAPASLLPGFARQRGVPIIEINPQETPLSPVATLHLQGRAGELLPRIIGEEGTSERSGGFAE